In the Microcebus murinus isolate Inina chromosome 14, M.murinus_Inina_mat1.0, whole genome shotgun sequence genome, one interval contains:
- the LOC142875625 gene encoding olfactory receptor 287-like, producing MAWSRSQNLSAQGPFLLLGFPGPRGQSAALFLLFLVMYLLTVAGNLSIIALVAAHRRLQTPMYFFLCNLSFLEIWFTTACVPKTLATLASRGGAISFAGCVAQMYFVFSLGCTEYFLLAAMAYDRYLAVCLPLRYGGVMTPGLAARLALGSWVSGFAAIAGPAALVARLSFCGSRAINHFFCDIAPWIALSCSDTRPVELTSFGIAVCVILGSCFVTLVSYARIIAAILGMPTAPGRHRAFSTCSSHLTVVLIWYGSTIFLHVRTSAESSLDLTKAVTVLNTIVTPVLNPFIYTLRNKDVKAALRRTVQGKRA from the coding sequence ATGGCCTGGAGCCGCAGCCAGAACCTCTCGGCGCAGGGGCCCTTCCTCCTGCTGGGCTTCCCGGGGCCGCGCGGCCAGAGCGCCGCGCTCTTCCTGCTCTTCCTGGTCATGTACCTGCTCACGGTGGCTGGGAACCTGTCCATCATCGCCCTGGTGGCGGCGCACCGGCGCCTCCAGAcgcccatgtacttcttcctctgCAACCTGTCCTTCCTGGAGATCTGGTTCACCACGGCCTGCGTGCCCAAGACGCTGGCCACCCTGGCCTCCCGGGGCGGGGCCATCTCCTTCGCGGGCTGCGTGGCGCAGATGTACTTCGTCTTCTCCCTGGGCTGCACCGAGTACTTCCTGCTGGCCGCCATGGCCTACGACCGCTACCTGGCCGTTTGCCTGCCGCTGCGCTACGGCGGCGTCATGACGCCCGGCCTGGCGGCGCGCCTGGCGCTGGGCTCCTGGGTGAGCGGGTTCGCGGCCATCGCCGGGCCCGCCGCGCTCGTGGCGCGCCTGTCCTTCTGCGGCTCGCGCGCCATCAACCACTTCTTCTGCGACATCGCGCCCTGGATCGCGCTGTCCTGCTCCGACACGCGCCCGGTGGAGCTGACCTCCTTCGGCATCGCCGTCTGCGTCATCCTGGGCTCCTGCTTCGTCACGCTGGTCTCCTACGCCCGCATCATCGCCGCCATCCTGGGGATGCCCACGGCCCCGGGCCGGCACCgggccttctccacctgctcgTCCCACCTCACCGTCGTGCTCATCTGGTACGGCTCCACCATCTTCCTGCACGTGAGGACCTCCGCGGAGAGCTCCCTGGACCTGACCAAGGCCGTCACGGTGCTCAACACCATCGTCACCCCGGTGCTGAACCCCTTCATATACACCCTGAGGAACAAGGACGTGAAGGCGGCTCTTCGCAGGACGGTGCAGGGGAAACGGGCGTGA